TCCAAATAAATGGTTTGATGACAATGACAAATGTATGAATCGTATATTTTGCTGTCCCGTGTTAGATGGTACTCTCCACCACCgtcatcaaaacaccaaatgaggTCAGAGGAGTTCCTTTTAAATCAGGTGGTAAGTACCTTCGGTCTCCAGGCTGTAAACAGCGCACAAAACagtttataaatataaaacaatctATGAAAAATATCCGAATGACGCCAATAACCCAAATTAGTTTAACATGTCCTTCGGGTTGCTCCCCTTTGGCAGTTAAGTCTTGAGGTGAGCGAGCTGATAGCTGAGACGCTGGAACCTCATCAGCATCATCTGACGGCCAACAACTCACGGAAGAGGAGCCGCTCCAGCCATTGCATTCGAGCGGTTAGTGTGATATGTGTTCAATTATTTAGtgttataaaaattgaaatggcccttgtAGGGAAAAAGGTTCTCCACCCCTTGTTTTTAACAACAGTGTTCATCCTGTTAGCAGGCTTCCAATAACTTCTCTGGGGAGTACTGAAGCTGTTCTCGCAGCTCATTGTGACCCAGCACTTCtactttgtgttaaaaaaaaaaggtctaaatTGATACAACGGAGGGAacggataataataataataataataataataatacattatccTACAATTCCCAAAATGCaagtaaataatgaatttttgttattttgttagACTTCCTGGTTGGTAAACGTCCttgtttctgtaaaaaaaacaaaaaacccccgAAATAGACATTTCCCAGATGACATCATCGaggtcttttttcccctcagaccTTCAAAAGCTCCCCTCAACATTATACAGTATAACTGTTATGATAGATTTCATTTGTCACCCATCTGTTGATCATTCTCATCCagcaaaattaacaaaattgtATGAGTCTTGCAGTTAATCAGGGTGTCATTTTCCACCTTTACGGATATAAGTTATTCTATTTCTACTCCTGCTGAAGACTGACAATGATAatacttatatttatacattatgTTTCTACAATTGCAATTATTCTTGTATCCTAAACTCCTtataatattttcactttttaaatggtGAAGAGCTGTACTGTAGGTGTAGATGATGTTAAACCTTAGGACTGAAAAGTAGGATTGGGTTTGCTGCACGCCGTAGAGCTGCTCCATAAGGATATGATCATGAGTGAAGGACAGGCTCCATATTTATACAAATGTTTACACTACTCACACCAGACCTGTCTGCTAATTCACTAACAGACTATTCATTCCATATGGATGAAAATATGTAgggacaaatacacacatgattACAAACACTGTGACTGCGACTTATTAGTTAGACGGTCTGTGTCGGACACGGACAGACAAAACCTCAGTAAAGCCAAACGATTGTCATACATACGCATATTTTTTGTTAACAGCCTCTGAATCTTGCTGCCACCAACAATGCTAGCCAAGAAACCCACATATTCCCTCAGGCAAACAGACCGCAGAGGCCTGCAACGGCAAAAATGAGGCAAACTGtcaccaaaacacaacaaattcaatgagagaagaagaaaagactgatcccagcaacaaaacaaaaaaaagcggcaaaatatatgaaataaaagaagaggtAGCAGAGGTCCCGGCAGAGAGTTAATCTTGTTACACAAGaatagagaggaagagagcgccGGCGGTGACAGGCACCTCGGGAGGTGATTGCTACCATCTGTGCGAGAGAGTCGACGGGGGCCTGGGAGAGCAGGGTGGGcacactgcagctccaccaGTTTGTTTTGGCACCGGGATGAAACACCACATCACACTACTAGATTACATGTggctctctcacacatgcacaaatgtaaGGAGATGcatatatgcacacacgcactTGGCTTCAGGCAGCCGCAGAGCATTTCCCTTTTGGGTTTTAACCCCCGCTGACATCAGTGCTGTTATTTGACACGTTGCTGTCCTGTACATTTGTTTCACCATGTCCCCAAAGTTGCAATACTGACAGGGAATGAAAGCAAACAGACCGAGCCCTCTTGTCTCAGCCAGATAAAGGAAGTTACTTTTGCCTCAAGCTTCACAACGCACCGAGACAAAACTCGCACCTCATGTCTGTTGGCCTCGATGTGCCGTGAGCCTCGAGCTAACTACCCCAGGGGCATCATTTTGTAGGGCTATTGATTTTGGAACAACATTCCTCTGCCGTGTAATTATTTCAAAGCACAGGAGGTTTCgttttcaaatcattttctttcacttagCAACCCCCCCtacgtagacacacacacacacacacacacacacacacacacacacacacacacacacacacacacacacacacacacacacacacacacacacacaaatctcctGTTCATTTGAGTGTCGTGGTGTAAGTAATTGAAGTGTTGGTTCCCTGTTAGCCTCCAGCGACAGGCGGCAGAGGTGGGAGGGGTGGGAAGTCAATTAGCAAAAGaaggaacatacagtacatggatTAATATCAAGGCAGCTCTGGCTGTTTTCAACCTGACCCACCTATATTTGGCATCTCGCTTCAGATATTCATATCATGATGCCCTCTAGGGAGAGTCAGCATAATTTTAGGCTGTTATGTGCTGCAAAGATGGATGTTCACGGTTCAGTGTGGAATTTCGAAGTTTTCTAGTGAGTTTAAATTGGTTCTTCTGTAGGAACAAGAATAGAAGCAGACAGATTGCTATGAACGAGAAACTATAAAATGTGGTGTTTTTCATGTTATCCAAATCATGCACACATTGTGCCGTGGTTTCATGAGTGGTGTTTTTAAGAATGAGGTCATTTCTCAATCACAGGCCTGAGAAGTTGTCTGCTGAATCTGCTGTTTGCCAGCAACATGGGCCTCACCTCTGCTTGCCCCTGCTCagagatgtggaggaggaaaaaatgctGTTAAAGGATGGAGACCTATTTTGAAATTCTAATCAGCATTAATTAACCATCTGACCCTTGTCGGTGAGAGAAACgaatagagagagaggaatttaaaaaaggagagtTTGTACTTCTGTGGTCCTCAGAGTTTCCATCGCTGTGTACAGATCTGAGAGCCTGTTCCTTAGCATGTGTTCCTGGCTGGCTTTTCctctgagcaaacacacacacacacacacacacacacacacacacacacacctctgcaggatATCACTGCTCTCTCTAAGAAAACCATCTGTCAATGTCCCCCTAATTCCGTCTAATAGTTTCCAAAAAACAGAGTCTGAGCCCACCAAACGCGATAAGCCCCCCCACAAGAGGCTAGAAAGTGCTCACAACTTCAAAATCTGCTTCTGCTTTTCCGTCTTCCGCTATAAAATTCACATTCTAATGCAACCACCCCTTCATTAGTGTAGCAGACATGATCTAATAACACATATTATATAACAAGTAATAACTTCCTTCTTTTAGAAGTAACAACTAATTTGTGAGAATTTCCTTCGGGTGATGACATGGACTGATCAGTCTTCAGTGAATAGTTATTTGGTTgatttatataatttaaaagGAATCTCCCCTCCTTGTGCAAAGACAGAATTCAATATCACGTGTTCCCCACTGGATTAAACATGTCAAATTTactattaaaaaatattcaacaccaCGCCCAAACACTGCAGCGGCAGAGCAGGGACACTCAGCTCTGCTCCTGACCACAGCTCCCCTGCATTTCTGGCAAATCAGCTCAAATAGCAATTCAAACAGCCTTCCCATGACCCCTGTCTTTGATGCCATGAATGCATGAATGCAGAACAGTGTGCCTGGTGCAAAACTGGGAGCAGACCTGGCTTGGTTGGTCCATTAGGGATGGATGGGGTCTGGTCCTGGGTTGTAGGGTCCCAGAGCAGTACTCTGGATTTCCTGCAGGCTAAGCCCAAATGAGGGAAAGGAAGGGCTGGCGCAAAGAACAGCTTGGTGCTGCAGCCAAACAGGCCCAAGGTGGCTGCAGACACGGCCAAGAGTAGAGAGCTACTATGCCCCCATAAATTATCATCTACTCAGGATGTCACATTGTCGCTGAGTCCACAAGAGGCCTCTTCATCTTATACAGTGACTTTGGCAGACTCTATTATGGCATGATATAGTGTCTCACATTTTTAAGTCAACATGAAGTATTTACATTACTGCAATGACCATGCCAGCAGAAAAAGCCAATACTCCATCACAACCAGGAACCAAATAGCTCTTATCCATCTGTTTCCTCATTCTGTCCTGTTGCTCAAACTCCAGCCAGATAAATCACAGCTTTTTCCATCGTGTCTCCCTCAATACAAACAGACAAGCTCCTTTACAAGGCTGCCCTCTCTGACTACCAGAGTGGGGATTTGTAAACCAATGTCTTGAGGCAGGATTCATAGTGAGGGAGGCGGCAGatgggcgtgtgtgtgcatggcttGTGTCTGGAGACGGTGCGTGAGCTTGCCAAGAGCGCAGACAGTAGTCTTGGTGCGATACGTGTCAGTCATTTAGTTAGAGGAACAATCGAACCTACCTGTTGGAGACAATGTTCTTGTTATGCAGGGTTAAGCTTTTAAAACAAGACTGCTTAGAGTGAGAGCAAAATCTGTGTTTAAAGTGGTGAAATCTGGCTAGCGTTCACATCATTTCTCTAAAACTGACAGCATCTTAGTTGGGTGGGTGTGAAATAATCATTGATTTGGCTTTACATCTGCATAATCTGAATTCCTCAGTACCCACAAAACCTTCTCGCCATCGACAACCTTGTCACCACTCCGGGAAGAATCATGACCTCGGACCAGCCCTCCAATCCAAACACCCCCAGGGCCTCATGCGGGCTCTTGTGACACCTATGGGACTCAACGTCTCTGTAACTTGCCACTCTTACATACTTCCCTAGTCTAAATACTTACACCTCTCTGCCACGGTGCAGTGGCATGCCTTTACGACCGGCACCGCAGCCCGCCGCCATTTGTGCACCGTGTCAGAAAGAAAAGCAAGCAGAGAAATCAACAAGGGGCGGGTGCATTTTAAGAATGGGTTTTAATATACACAGGAGAGGCTTGTTAAAGGCTCTCCTGCTTCTTTGAGGATATTTTGGAACCAGTTCTACCGGAATAAGCTGTAAAGAGGTTTTTGCAACAAGAAATTGGGGACATCTGGGACTAACTTTGTTGCCATGTCCGGATGTGTGATCAGGTATAGCGTGCAACTTGCAATAGGCTTTAACTGCCCGGTATCAATGCTGGGATTAGGTCATCAGAGTTGGCCGGGGCTGCCGGGCTGTTTAGTCCAGAAATCGTGGATAGAAGTGACACATCAATACCGCAGAGAAGAGATCTACGGGAAGCGGGTGTAACATTTCGGAAACAGCTACGGGACATTTGAAAGAGGGAGTGTGCGAAAGTatgagggagaaaacactgagggATTTACAGGAAATTGTTCTCGAAGGTGTATGCGTGCTTGTATCTGTGAGCCGACAGAGTGAGAGTGCCATGGACAGGTGAGAAGCAAGAGATAGGTAGTGTTCTGATATCTAAATGGCCTTGCTCCTCTGGCTCTGTCACTTGTTGTCCCCTTTGAACAGATTTGGCACTGTTCAATGCTTAATATGGTCCCAGGCCAGCTAATTACAACATAACTGGGCAATTACAACATATtcgaaaaatacatttttctgtgctCTACTCCTGTTATTTCTCTTTGGCTGTAATTGTATTTCATTATGGGGGAAGAGGTTAAAATGGGGACATTGGTTACTAATATGGTTATATTTTCCTACACTAACAAATTTTTATGACAAGCATAATTGACCTGAATTGAGTTCCACCTATGTCTATTTATACTAACAGAGAAATGCTGTGAAACTTACCGCCAAGGAAACATCCATGGCATATTAGAGAACAAATTCCTGCTCAAAACGCATGACTTACATGGCATGAGTCTAAAACCTTTGTACACCCGTGAAATTAATATATATGCTAAATATCAAATCTAAAAACCTTATCATAGACAACTGTAATCCAATGCAAAGGTAATCCATTTACATTAACACAAATTGCCACAGAAATTGCCATAATTTTACTTGGCAAACTTTCAGAGCACGTTTGGATGACTTTTACAGAGCATGTCTTGAGGTAAAGGCGAACACAGCCAAATAACATTCTTGGATGACTTAGCTGCAGTGGTGTGCCAATGACTTGAGCTGTTGGCATCCACTGTTTAGACTTGTTTGagacgttttttcttttcctttcatagCAAAGttcacaaaacataattttgttgAGAGTAGGCcttatagagagagagagtaaataaaagaggctgatgggaaaggaaaggaaagaacgGGCATGTGTTTTGAGAGATGTTACCAAAGTTGCCTGCTCAAGCAATATATACTACCAGAACTCTTCacctgtatatatttaaattcaacTTGTTTTACTGACCTGACATTGCTCTGATCATATCCTGAAACGAACGGGTGAAAAGGTCGTGACTCTTATCCAACAAAGAACTAAGAATGGAATGTTTGTATCCGAAACATTGAATCGCAGTCACATTGACGTGTGTGTAACAGGGTTCAGTCCATTGTTCTAGTCCCATTCACTCAATAGGAGTACAGAGATGTACTGAGGTTAAAGGATATTTCTATAAAGACTGGTTTGTTATCTACGAGAATAAATTCTATTTATCTTCTTAATTCTATGATTTGTTGAAACTGACATAACTGTATTCTTGCAGGCACATATGTAGATCTACAATATGTAGATCTACAATatgaaacacattcaaatcaCATAAATAATGACTAATAGATGGAAGGACTTACGCAGACACTCATTGGCCTCACGGGCATTGGCCCTCTGCCACGGCCGGTCATAGTGAAAGGGCTTACAGCGGTCACATTCTGGTccttctgtgttgtgtttgcagtcaCACACCAGTTTGCCTTCCTTGTCTTTCAAACAGCGTGAGGCATGTCCGTTGCATTTGCACCTCCCTCCCACCTGGAAATCTCCCACTGCATAGAAATAAGTTGGCAGCGTCGATGTAACTGCCATGGGatcatcatccctccctccgctgTTGCTGCCAGCTCCCAGCGCCAGCTCCCGGGGAAGCTGGGGCCGGTTGAAGACCACACGGATATCGGTGACTGTCACCCAGTCCTGAAGAACTGGGCTGTTGTCAAAGTCTTTACCAGAGGGCCGTCCATCCAGAGTGCTGAAAGCAATGAGTCCTCCAGAGAGTGGGTAGAGGTCAGTATGGCCATCTGTGCATAGAGCCTCCTGCTCGTTCTGCTTGGTAATGGTTGCCTTGTTGGGCCGATTGTACATACGCCGGCACTGTGAAGAGTAGAACTGGTAGGGCATCCAGGTTTTACCGTAGTCCATGCTCTTGTATATGGCCAGGGACTCAGGTCGTGGTGAACAGAACTGCAGGCTGACATAGGTGATTTCAAACTTTTTACCCAATGAAAGGGTGAGAGTCACATTGTACGGGGAAATGTTCAGATTCTCCGACTGCCAGCAGGTGAGGTTGTGGGCTGAGTTCAGGTCTGTGAGGTAGGAAGCCGGGTGTGCACGACGAGGGTCAGCCGCATCACAGATTTGACATGTGCGTACGGAAGGCCGATCATCGCCCCGCTCCACCACACTACAGGAACGGGACGGAGGCCGGCCACAGATGCTGGACACCATCACCTCTTTACCAAAGGCAGCATTGATGAACTCTGGGATACAGCGGCGGGCTGCACCTGTGTCATCATAGCAAGGGTCCGGAGGGGTCTGCTGCCCTGCGAAGGGGTTGGTGGCACTATGGGTGGAAAACGAGCACACGAGGAGGTACAGGCCCAACAGGTACCTCCAGAGTCCCCTCAtcctgtttgtgaatgtgtatcTATGTTTGTGCACTGATCAGTCtttgtgagtatgtgtgtatgtaaaccCAAGTGTCTATGGATGTAAATGTGAGTGTCGTTTTTTCGCAGATGTGTGTATAATTGTGCGTCAGTGGAAGGAGAGTGTCCGAGCTTAGTGACCCTTCACTTCAGACTGACCAGAGCCCTtcctgcaagagagagaaataaacagaaaggTCAGTGTCATTGACATGTTTTTACCATAATAGGATATAAGATAGAAAAATGACGGCAATTGAACTCTACTGTATAAGAATGTTTGTTTGCATCTTCAAAAACCAAATTACATTTGCACTTATAGAGGAAATTAATTTGGACCTTTTGTATAATAACGAGAGTATTTTCATCGAGTCAAAGCCTTCCAAAAGGACAAGACAGTTAGATGGGAGGCCCAAGAGAAAGGATGTGACCATTTAAAGAGAGACATTAGCGGCTGCGAGTGACTGCACCCTGAATTTCAATGCAGGCCTCTCATTCAGTATTTCCATTCAGGTCAAAACTGGGCAAGCCTTCTGGTCATGCTTGAGCAGCATGGCAGAAGTCACCCTATAATCCCCGGTGATGCTGCAAAGCAGTGGACCGTGTGTGACCCTGTCAAACGTCTGCTCTGAGAGCtgctcttgaaaaaaaaaaatgaaaaaaaaaggaagctatTTTATATATGAGGACAAGGCTCTAGGTTTGAGCTCTTACTTATGTTTTGGAGGAATTTAACAGGAAATCGACTACTGCAGCACTATTGTCGCACAGTGCTGACCTTAGAGAAGACAGCGTTGTATCCACTCACTGAAccagaagatttaaaaaaaaaaaaaatcttagataGAGGATTATACTCTGTATTAGAAGACCTGATCCTATGAGACTCCATTCAAGCCTTTCTTAATCTCTGGGTCAACATGGGCACCTGGATGACATCATTGATGCGATCACAGCAAGACGAGGGGCCTCTCGGTCCCAAAGAGAGAAAGGCTGAGGAGAAAATGCTTTGgggcaaagacaaaaacagagaaagagaagtggaTGGCCTGAGGCTTTTCCTTCCATAATCCCCCTTATACATCCCTGGGTGTCAAATGAGCCCGATTTCAAAACAGACAGCTGTGGGGTTGAGAAGGTACCCCAACCCTCTCTGCAAGGTATTTATTAAATCACAATGAATCCCACCCACCTCCTCCTACCCTCACTCTCCTTACACTACAGCATCCCTCTTCATCTTGGTAGAACAAAAGGCCGCCTCTGTATCCACTTCAGTCAAGAGgggaaggcagacagacagatttaagCAGAGtcggaaaaacaaaagtttcgTTCTTTTCTTGCGTGAGGGGTCCAAAGCTAGCAAACCCCCAGAAGGAGACCAGTGGCCTGGTAAATAGGACCACTCTTCTGTGCTCAAGTGCTTAAACCCAACCATTTGGTCTCTCCTCAAGCGTAGTTTGGGtattaaagaaaaagagtgTGAGGGAATTACTTAGAGCACAAAGACAGTGAGGAAGAAAGCTACATGTACAACTGCTTCTTATTTGAGTCATACAAAGTGGGAGGAAGCTATAGTTTTAAATCTATATTCATAATTCTTCCCTGCTTAATTTTGAACTATACATATGATTAGagagataaataaatgttatctGTTGTACCGTGCCCTGAAGTACCCACTCAAAGAAactaagcttttttttaaaaatcacttcTGTTACAATATTCAACATATGAAAAATGGATTGCAGAGAATGGGCCTGCTCATAAATGATTGGAGTGTGTCTGGGCCTTAGTAGGACAGATAAGGACATGGATCAATGGCATATGTCTGAGGACAAGGAGGTTAAAGTGGGCACGCTGGCAGGAGTTCATCAGCCAAGGCACTCCATCAGGAGGCTGGCCGTGGTAAATCTGGCAGGCCTGACACCCACTGAGACACACGGAGAGGGGCGGCTGATAGAATTAGCAACTCATTAGCATCCAGGCCCAGCTTCTATCAGCAGCTTGCTCATCTGAAAAAAGAGATAGTGGGGAGGCTCTGAGAGAGACGGGGTGGCGGGAGAAAAAGTGGGGAAGAAGGGATAGAAATTatgagaggtgagggaggaaagaaaaagaaaacggatGGAAACAGAGTGAATTGTTCAAACTTAAGTTTTGAGGGAGTGAAAGGAAGTAAGAAAATGGTATAAGAAATGCAGCTGTACAGACACTAACAAGTGACTAAAAACAGAGGACAAACAGGCACATGGAACGAAGAGTTTCAGTGGgcaagaaggagaagatggacCACACGAGGAAACAGCAAGGGGCACGACATTGATGAAGCAGAAATGActcgagggagggagagcgaggacAGAGATGAATGTCAGCagtaggagagagagggaaagtgacagagatggagggaggaggttgAAGGAAGGACATgaaaaaatgagagagggagagatggagggagaaacagagggggagacagatTAAGGTGGAGGACTGCATTGGTCTGTGTCTGGACTTTGGATGACTAAATATGGTGCGGTCCGTGTGCTGCCGGGCCTGCTGGGAGATTCTTCCCGGGTCTGGTGCTGTCAGGCGCGTCTGGCAGATGAGCGTGTAGgttaaacagagagagaacagcgaCAAGGCTGTTTAATTCCACTCTGTGTGCCCTCTGAAATAGATGCTAGCCTGTGTTAACAATTCTCCGAGACAAGTCCGACAACTCACTGCACTGTGGGAGAAAAATCTGTTCTTTATTTAAAGCTGAAGACTCATTCTATATCGCCattaaaagtgcaaaaatagGAGCCAATTCCACAAGCCTCTCTGAATCTATAAGCTCTGCCAGGATGTCAGCACAGCAGTGTAGCTGGCTGACCTTTGAAATACTAAGAATCTGTTTCAGCATTTAAATTCTCTGCTCTCAGCATTGACAGTGTGTTTAACAAGCCACAAGTTTTCCCTAAGTGGAGGCAGACATTGTCTTTCATTAAATGTGGTAGAAGTAGCAACAGCTGCGGGCCCACGAATCTGTGTCGCCGAAGAAGACAGCGACGCATCACACGGAAACGCCGGGTTACAGTTGCAACATTTTC
This Scophthalmus maximus strain ysfricsl-2021 chromosome 16, ASM2237912v1, whole genome shotgun sequence DNA region includes the following protein-coding sequences:
- the ntn2 gene encoding netrin 2 codes for the protein MRGLWRYLLGLYLLVCSFSTHSATNPFAGQQTPPDPCYDDTGAARRCIPEFINAAFGKEVMVSSICGRPPSRSCSVVERGDDRPSVRTCQICDAADPRRAHPASYLTDLNSAHNLTCWQSENLNISPYNVTLTLSLGKKFEITYVSLQFCSPRPESLAIYKSMDYGKTWMPYQFYSSQCRRMYNRPNKATITKQNEQEALCTDGHTDLYPLSGGLIAFSTLDGRPSGKDFDNSPVLQDWVTVTDIRVVFNRPQLPRELALGAGSNSGGRDDDPMAVTSTLPTYFYAVGDFQVGGRCKCNGHASRCLKDKEGKLVCDCKHNTEGPECDRCKPFHYDRPWQRANAREANECLPCNCNLHARRCRFNMELYKLSGRKSGGVCMNCRHNTAGRHCHYCKEGFYRDMARPITHRRACKACDCHPVGAAGKTCNQTTGQCPCKDGVTGITCNRCAKGYQQSRSPVAPCIKIPVVNPTAVVSSTEEPADCESYCKPVKGNLKINMKKYCKKDYAVQVNVLDMETVGDWAKFSVNVVSVYKSRGEPLKRGDNILWVHMKDLACKCPKIQMSKRFLVMGGSDGGTGTGAGTGGGPGAGATSPGAERLGLLADKNSLVIQWRDVWTRRLRKFQRKEKKGKCSKA